One region of Collinsella aerofaciens ATCC 25986 genomic DNA includes:
- a CDS encoding serine hydrolase: MRNIASRDEYVPQHGSRYKTKGTSSRGLAGARIRVRKIAAIGMLTSAVIILGITVKTYASERTVRPDASTVQLQNEKVSKSKASADQALSTADLKTRLSKADFNDIPSGDTVRTFSLVDNKTPALEDESLASLQDALCRAQELGDVGVVFYDLSSGRGVTYNADVEVYGASSYKALYALYICETLVESGRVSLDGPLATYGGCSMGWQTVRDLIENAVANSDNDSFIALRAAFDHDGYEDWIANLGVDDETALNPMSDFPTYCPRTSARLWREMSEYLSMDTETSQWLSGLLASTSRSFIRDGIADDQVLVRNKAGWISEDGYYSTCDAGLIDIDGRTYVMSVMTSMPSSDRSSEVTAAIAKALFDTRAALA, encoded by the coding sequence GTGCGAAACATCGCATCGCGGGACGAGTATGTGCCGCAGCATGGCAGCAGATATAAGACGAAGGGCACGTCTTCGCGTGGCCTTGCCGGCGCTCGCATCCGCGTGAGGAAGATTGCCGCCATTGGGATGCTAACGTCGGCGGTTATTATCCTCGGAATTACCGTTAAAACCTACGCCTCGGAGCGAACGGTGCGCCCAGATGCGTCAACGGTACAGCTGCAAAACGAGAAGGTTTCAAAGTCCAAAGCGTCGGCAGATCAAGCTCTGTCGACAGCAGATCTCAAGACGAGACTTTCGAAGGCGGACTTCAACGATATCCCTTCGGGTGATACCGTTCGGACCTTCTCGTTGGTGGATAACAAGACTCCTGCCTTGGAGGATGAGAGCCTTGCCTCGCTCCAGGATGCCCTGTGTCGGGCGCAGGAGCTGGGCGACGTGGGTGTAGTGTTCTACGACCTATCGAGCGGTAGGGGCGTGACGTATAACGCCGATGTCGAGGTGTATGGAGCGAGCAGCTACAAAGCGCTGTATGCGCTCTATATTTGCGAGACGTTGGTCGAATCGGGGCGGGTGTCGCTCGATGGGCCTTTAGCCACGTATGGTGGTTGCAGCATGGGCTGGCAGACGGTGCGCGACCTTATCGAGAATGCCGTCGCCAACTCAGACAACGATTCGTTTATCGCGTTACGCGCGGCGTTTGACCATGATGGCTATGAGGATTGGATTGCCAATCTGGGTGTTGATGACGAAACGGCACTGAATCCGATGAGTGATTTTCCGACCTACTGCCCGCGCACTTCTGCGAGGTTATGGCGCGAGATGAGCGAGTATCTGAGCATGGATACCGAGACTTCACAGTGGTTGTCAGGCCTTTTGGCATCAACATCGCGCTCGTTTATTCGCGATGGCATTGCGGACGATCAGGTCTTGGTGCGCAACAAAGCGGGTTGGATCAGCGAGGACGGCTACTATTCGACATGCGATGCAGGCCTCATCGACATCGATGGCCGTACCTATGTCATGAGCGTCATGACATCGATGCCATCGAGCGACCGTTCGAGCGAGGTTACGGCTGCGATTGCAAAGGCTCTGTTTGATACGCGAGCTGCACTGGCTTAG
- the pflA gene encoding pyruvate formate-lyase-activating protein gives MAEMTLEGVDARPEDSAFALGRVHSIETMGTVDGPGIRFVVFVQGCPMRCAYCHNPDTWSVNGGTMVTVEHLMDEFQSNHEFYRSGGITVSGGEPLLQPEFLADLFCAMHNNPDGRVHTCLDSCGYAFDPAHPEKFDAVLNETDMVLLDIKHADPVEHKKLTGCDPARILAFGDELARRKIKVVIRHVVVPGITDTVEECEKLGCLIAPWHNVVGLEMLPYHTMGVVKYEQLGIPYKLEGVPQMDTARMPELRNAVMTGMKKRRAELKNAIG, from the coding sequence ATGGCAGAAATGACGCTTGAGGGTGTGGACGCTCGTCCCGAGGACTCTGCGTTTGCCCTTGGCCGCGTGCATTCAATCGAGACGATGGGAACGGTCGACGGACCCGGCATTCGCTTTGTGGTGTTTGTCCAGGGCTGTCCCATGCGCTGCGCGTATTGTCACAATCCCGATACCTGGTCTGTTAACGGCGGCACCATGGTGACCGTCGAACACCTGATGGATGAGTTCCAGAGTAACCACGAGTTCTATCGCAGCGGTGGCATTACGGTGTCCGGCGGCGAGCCGCTCCTACAGCCTGAGTTTTTGGCCGACCTGTTCTGTGCCATGCACAACAACCCCGATGGTCGCGTGCATACCTGCTTGGATAGCTGTGGCTATGCGTTCGATCCCGCGCATCCCGAGAAGTTCGATGCCGTACTCAACGAGACCGATATGGTGCTGCTCGACATTAAGCACGCCGATCCCGTCGAGCATAAAAAGCTGACCGGTTGTGATCCCGCACGCATCCTGGCGTTTGGCGATGAGCTTGCACGTCGCAAGATTAAGGTCGTTATCCGCCACGTGGTGGTGCCGGGCATTACCGACACGGTGGAGGAATGCGAGAAGCTTGGTTGCCTGATCGCTCCATGGCACAACGTGGTGGGTTTGGAGATGCTGCCGTATCACACGATGGGTGTCGTCAAGTACGAGCAACTGGGCATTCCCTATAAGCTTGAGGGCGTGCCCCAGATGGATACCGCGCGCATGCCCGAGTTGCGCAATGCCGTCATGACGGGCATGAAAAAGCGCCGCGCCGAACTCAAAAACGCCATCGGCTAG